One genomic segment of uncultured Fibrobacter sp. includes these proteins:
- a CDS encoding GDSL-type esterase/lipase family protein, producing MTRVLRTFAFIALSVFAQNVLAKDASTAPGSYHIDLSRYDFIDTTQNVIKFPKGNASFNTFFNKLDTLVFENRGQVRILHVGGSHLQADVISGRIREHLIKEYPGASAGRGFVFPYSAARTNTPASYASAYKGIWDMNKNVQREIKKPLGLLGIAVSTSDPRSEITLLLDKYNSTPIWGETKLRLFGYSDNNDVVPVLRVDSTDIYGILDSASQSYVFTSPRPIDTIQIAFRWIDSLKQAEIAKFITDSLFQDSIARAKEDSVKKATGDTAQNKKDSNVIPAKIPNNVALPEVARDSMFQGECDVLDTACLRREEAKNKSRSCAEKLNKPAVNYAEGEIDATNYANEHCIEQVAVPDSVKKNARPRFTLTGILTETDAPGITYTGVGINGAKVHDYFEEVCPRFEKELSFYKPDLVIFAIGINDANVERFNDKQFKDDYDKLIARIKKVNPNVAIIFETNNDMYRKVKKKRFVQHPNGDVARKAFFALAEKHKAGVWDKFGIMGGLGSMSKWEKADLAKADKVHFKLSGYNLLGDLFYKAIINSYQEHIANLPAQTKSEVK from the coding sequence ATGACACGCGTACTCCGGACCTTTGCGTTCATCGCACTTTCTGTTTTTGCGCAAAATGTTTTGGCTAAAGACGCATCAACTGCGCCGGGCAGCTACCACATAGACCTTTCGCGCTACGACTTTATCGACACCACGCAGAACGTGATCAAGTTCCCCAAGGGAAACGCCTCGTTCAACACCTTCTTTAACAAGTTGGACACGCTCGTGTTTGAAAATCGCGGGCAGGTTCGCATTCTGCACGTGGGCGGTTCGCACTTGCAAGCCGACGTGATTTCGGGCCGAATCCGCGAGCACCTCATTAAGGAATACCCGGGAGCCTCTGCCGGCCGCGGATTCGTATTTCCTTATTCTGCAGCACGTACCAACACGCCTGCAAGCTATGCCAGCGCCTACAAAGGCATTTGGGACATGAACAAGAACGTGCAACGCGAAATCAAGAAGCCGCTCGGCTTGCTTGGTATTGCCGTGAGCACCAGCGATCCGCGTTCTGAAATCACACTGCTCCTTGACAAGTACAACTCTACCCCGATTTGGGGCGAAACCAAACTCAGACTTTTTGGTTACAGCGACAACAACGATGTGGTTCCCGTATTGCGCGTTGATTCGACCGATATTTACGGTATTCTCGATTCCGCAAGCCAAAGCTACGTGTTTACAAGCCCGCGCCCGATTGACACCATTCAAATCGCTTTCCGCTGGATTGATTCCTTGAAGCAAGCCGAAATTGCGAAGTTCATTACCGACTCGCTATTCCAAGATTCTATCGCCCGCGCCAAAGAAGATTCCGTCAAGAAGGCTACCGGCGACACCGCCCAGAACAAGAAAGATTCCAACGTGATTCCGGCCAAGATTCCGAACAATGTCGCCTTGCCCGAAGTCGCACGCGATTCCATGTTCCAAGGTGAATGCGATGTGCTCGATACGGCATGCCTGCGCCGCGAAGAGGCAAAGAACAAATCTCGCAGCTGCGCCGAAAAATTGAACAAGCCCGCTGTCAACTACGCCGAGGGCGAAATCGACGCCACCAATTACGCCAATGAGCATTGCATTGAACAAGTCGCCGTACCCGATTCCGTCAAAAAGAACGCACGTCCGCGCTTTACGCTCACCGGCATTCTCACCGAGACAGATGCTCCCGGCATTACCTACACAGGTGTCGGCATTAACGGTGCGAAGGTGCACGACTATTTTGAAGAAGTCTGCCCGAGATTCGAAAAAGAACTTTCTTTCTACAAGCCCGACCTCGTGATTTTTGCAATCGGCATTAACGACGCAAACGTGGAACGCTTTAACGACAAGCAGTTCAAAGACGATTACGACAAGCTCATTGCTCGCATCAAGAAGGTCAACCCGAATGTGGCAATTATTTTCGAGACGAACAACGATATGTATCGCAAAGTCAAGAAAAAACGCTTCGTGCAGCACCCGAACGGTGACGTCGCCCGCAAGGCATTCTTTGCTCTGGCCGAGAAGCACAAGGCCGGCGTTTGGGACAAGTTCGGCATTATGGGCGGCCTCGGCTCCATGTCCAAGTGGGAAAAAGCCGACCTCGCCAAAGCCGACAAGGTGCACTTCAAGCTTTCGGGCTACAACCTCCTTGGCGATCTGTTCTACAAAGCAATCATAAATAGCTATCAAGAACACATCGCAAACCTCCCTGCACAAACCAAGTCTGAAGTGAAATAA
- a CDS encoding nucleoside-diphosphate sugar epimerase/dehydratase has translation MLSEKVKNLFNSFRLRKRVLAATDGFIVVAAALFANWPLPLVAERINRPELLIISVTCVFGCFAGLLFFGAYNKLWRYFSKRDYLSCIKGVVGGMVIAYGFVYLFQRQIFVEFAVLHTLVTLFGVCAFRYMFRGTFVSLVRTGYKEASLANKTRTMIVGAGSAAQMLIKEIRNNQADEEEGLKSSAATHLNPVCLVDDDRYKIGKMFEGVLVAGSTTDIPKIVKEERIEQIILAIPSCPPKDRQTILDICGKTGIPVKVLPFIGSLLDTSSIGDGTTSYVNQIRDINVEDLLGRDPIRFDNKDIRAFIEGKVCMVSGGGGSIGSELVRQIAKYNPAQVIIVDIYENNAYDIQQELRMEYGDKLNLVTLIASVRDYFRMNQIFKKYKPQVVFHAAAHKHVPLMENNPMEAIKNNVIGTFNMGTLAVLNGVKKFVMISTDKAVNPTNVMGASKRCCEMIVQFLAQQKSGETEFVTTRFGNVLGSNGSVIPLFKRQIEQGKPVTVTHPDIIRYFMTIPEAVSLVLEAASIAHGGEIFVLDMGHPVKIVTLAENLIRMYGKVPYKDVEIKFTGLRPGEKLMEELLMSEEGLQKTKNKLIYIGKQIEIDMDKFINQLWNLKNAASANNDQMAIKALHEIVPTFTTPEEFNRTVKMPAV, from the coding sequence ATGTTAAGCGAAAAAGTCAAGAATCTCTTTAATAGCTTTAGATTGCGTAAGCGCGTGCTTGCAGCGACTGATGGGTTTATCGTTGTTGCAGCGGCGCTTTTTGCCAATTGGCCTTTGCCCCTTGTTGCAGAGCGAATCAATCGTCCTGAACTTTTAATTATTTCTGTTACTTGTGTTTTCGGATGCTTTGCGGGCTTGCTCTTTTTTGGAGCCTACAACAAGCTTTGGCGCTATTTTAGCAAGCGAGACTACCTGAGCTGCATCAAGGGCGTTGTGGGCGGTATGGTGATCGCTTACGGCTTTGTGTACCTGTTCCAGCGTCAGATCTTTGTGGAATTTGCAGTACTCCATACTTTGGTGACCCTTTTTGGCGTGTGTGCCTTCCGTTACATGTTCCGCGGCACATTTGTGTCTTTGGTGCGTACGGGTTACAAAGAAGCCAGCTTAGCCAACAAGACCCGCACCATGATTGTAGGTGCCGGTTCTGCCGCCCAGATGTTAATCAAGGAAATCCGCAACAATCAGGCCGACGAAGAAGAAGGTTTAAAATCCAGTGCCGCAACGCACTTGAATCCGGTATGCCTGGTAGACGATGACCGCTATAAGATTGGCAAAATGTTTGAAGGCGTGCTGGTGGCAGGCTCCACGACCGATATTCCGAAGATTGTCAAGGAAGAACGCATCGAACAGATTATTCTTGCCATTCCGAGCTGCCCGCCCAAGGACCGCCAGACGATTCTGGATATTTGCGGTAAAACGGGTATCCCTGTAAAGGTGTTGCCTTTTATCGGCAGTCTTTTGGATACCTCTAGCATTGGTGATGGAACCACCAGCTACGTGAACCAGATTCGCGATATTAACGTGGAAGACTTGTTGGGCCGTGATCCGATTCGTTTTGATAACAAGGATATCCGTGCTTTTATCGAAGGCAAGGTCTGCATGGTTTCGGGCGGCGGGGGCTCTATCGGTTCTGAACTGGTGCGCCAGATTGCCAAGTATAACCCGGCCCAGGTGATTATCGTGGATATTTACGAAAACAATGCCTACGACATTCAGCAGGAACTGCGCATGGAATACGGCGACAAGCTGAATTTGGTGACGCTGATTGCCTCGGTGCGTGACTACTTCCGCATGAACCAGATTTTCAAGAAGTACAAACCGCAGGTGGTGTTCCATGCGGCAGCCCATAAGCATGTGCCGCTCATGGAAAATAACCCCATGGAAGCAATCAAGAACAATGTGATTGGTACGTTTAACATGGGTACGCTCGCGGTGCTGAACGGCGTGAAGAAGTTCGTGATGATCAGTACTGACAAGGCGGTGAACCCCACGAACGTGATGGGTGCATCTAAGCGCTGCTGCGAAATGATTGTGCAGTTCCTGGCTCAGCAGAAGAGTGGCGAAACGGAATTCGTGACGACTCGCTTTGGTAATGTGCTGGGCTCGAACGGTTCCGTGATTCCTCTGTTTAAACGCCAAATTGAACAGGGCAAGCCGGTGACGGTGACGCATCCGGATATCATTCGTTACTTCATGACCATTCCAGAAGCGGTGAGCTTGGTGCTTGAAGCGGCCTCTATTGCCCATGGCGGCGAAATCTTTGTGCTTGATATGGGACACCCTGTAAAGATTGTGACACTGGCTGAAAACTTGATTCGTATGTACGGCAAGGTGCCTTACAAGGATGTGGAAATCAAGTTTACGGGACTTCGTCCGGGCGAAAAGCTTATGGAAGAATTGTTGATGAGCGAAGAAGGCCTGCAGAAGACCAAGAACAAGTTGATTTACATCGGTAAGCAGATTGAAATCGACATGGACAAGTTCATTAACCAGCTGTGGAATTTGAAGAACGCAGCGAGTGCCAATAACGATCAGATGGCTATCAAGGCTCTGCACGAAATTGTGCCGACCTTTACGACTCCTGAAGAATTCAACCGCACCGTGAAAATGCCAGCGGTGTAA
- a CDS encoding MBOAT family protein, which produces MLDYVIPFLTRTFAFDPNSPLLFTQFYFWGFFAFVFAALTLIKNRILLRNAFLFATSMFFYYKTSGSYVCILIFCVVANFFIGKWIEKAEEQWKKKLWMIIVVIIDLLVLCYYKYSYFFLDALYDFTGIELHVYNFFAAASNKMFGTHSLVDTIILPVGISFFTFQAMSYCIDIYRGKIKAVDNILNFGFYLTFFPQLVAGPIVRADKFVPQLYRKYFLPRRTFGIAVFWILNGLAKKIILSDYLATNFVDRVFDTPLLFTGLENLIALFAYSLQVYADFSGYTDIAIGVALLMGFRLPQNFNSPYKALSPTEFWRRWHISLSSWWRDYLYIPLGGNRNATVGTYFWMAFLSLVAIMLSGSVLVGVMLALLFIYISVVAYFRPESRKFITTNMNAMATQIVGGWWHGASWNFIIWGGLNGFGQVFNKIWSKRSLKFRTITAFVLFAVSAIVFKQTSTAIFAITAAYFGVLFLGLYIVWVFRLFSDKSYHWIYVAWNVSLTFVFITFTRLFFRAGSNLDPAEANEVAWNTAKNMVQQMGCAWKWGTLSTIAWEHINIILVFIAGMLIHWIPKKVKSRYRIMFASQPLPLMVASTAFIIFVIYQFMSADSCPFIYFQF; this is translated from the coding sequence ATGCTCGACTACGTCATTCCATTCCTCACTCGAACCTTTGCGTTTGACCCGAACAGTCCGCTGCTGTTTACGCAGTTCTATTTCTGGGGATTTTTCGCCTTTGTATTTGCGGCCCTCACCCTGATCAAGAACCGCATTCTGCTGCGCAACGCCTTCTTGTTTGCGACGAGCATGTTCTTCTACTACAAAACGAGCGGCAGCTACGTTTGCATCCTTATTTTCTGCGTGGTCGCGAACTTCTTTATCGGCAAGTGGATTGAAAAAGCCGAGGAGCAGTGGAAAAAGAAGCTTTGGATGATCATCGTGGTCATCATCGACCTGCTCGTTCTGTGCTACTATAAATATTCTTACTTCTTCTTGGATGCCCTCTACGACTTTACCGGTATCGAACTGCACGTGTACAACTTCTTCGCCGCCGCAAGCAACAAGATGTTCGGCACGCATTCGCTGGTAGACACCATCATTTTGCCGGTAGGCATTTCGTTCTTTACGTTCCAGGCCATGAGCTACTGCATTGACATTTACCGCGGTAAAATCAAGGCCGTCGACAACATCCTGAATTTCGGTTTCTACCTCACCTTCTTCCCACAGCTGGTGGCAGGCCCGATTGTGCGCGCCGACAAATTCGTACCGCAGCTTTACCGCAAGTATTTCTTGCCGCGCCGAACCTTTGGCATTGCCGTGTTCTGGATTCTGAACGGCCTCGCCAAAAAAATCATCTTGAGCGACTACCTGGCCACCAACTTTGTGGACCGCGTTTTCGACACTCCCCTGCTCTTTACCGGCCTCGAAAACCTGATTGCGCTCTTTGCATACTCGCTGCAAGTTTACGCCGACTTCTCCGGCTATACCGACATCGCCATTGGCGTGGCACTCCTCATGGGTTTCCGCCTGCCGCAGAACTTCAACAGCCCTTACAAAGCACTCAGCCCCACCGAATTCTGGCGTCGTTGGCACATCTCGCTTTCTAGCTGGTGGCGCGACTACCTGTACATTCCCCTGGGCGGTAACCGCAACGCCACCGTCGGCACCTACTTCTGGATGGCGTTCCTGAGCCTTGTGGCCATCATGCTTTCGGGCAGCGTGCTCGTGGGCGTCATGCTCGCCCTCTTGTTCATCTACATTTCTGTTGTCGCTTACTTTAGGCCCGAATCGCGCAAGTTCATTACCACCAACATGAACGCCATGGCCACCCAAATTGTGGGCGGTTGGTGGCATGGTGCCAGCTGGAACTTCATTATTTGGGGCGGTTTGAACGGCTTTGGCCAAGTATTCAACAAAATCTGGAGCAAGCGCAGCCTCAAGTTCCGCACCATTACCGCATTCGTGCTGTTCGCCGTAAGCGCTATTGTCTTTAAGCAGACCAGTACAGCCATCTTCGCAATTACCGCCGCTTACTTTGGCGTTCTCTTCCTCGGCTTGTATATTGTATGGGTTTTCCGCCTGTTCAGCGACAAATCCTACCACTGGATTTATGTGGCTTGGAACGTATCGCTTACCTTCGTGTTCATCACGTTCACGCGACTCTTCTTCCGCGCAGGCTCGAACCTAGACCCCGCCGAAGCCAACGAAGTCGCCTGGAACACCGCCAAGAACATGGTTCAGCAAATGGGTTGCGCCTGGAAATGGGGCACGCTTAGCACCATCGCCTGGGAACACATCAACATCATCCTCGTGTTCATCGCAGGCATGCTCATTCACTGGATTCCCAAGAAGGTCAAGAGCCGCTACCGCATCATGTTCGCTTCGCAGCCGCTCCCCCTCATGGTCGCAAGCACCGCGTTCATCATCTTCGTGATTTACCAGTTCATGAGCGCAGACTCCTGCCCGTTCATCTACTTCCAGTTCTAA
- a CDS encoding thrombospondin type 3 repeat-containing protein, translated as MKKILGTALLAAGISFAQIGMEGGTDGLHQTNAKTLGQWKFAVGTGGNIAIDGWALSRGGKYNHNGKDYTFNYWDYTQAGNFFVNAGLTNWMDVGVSLPVYYEHANSNGPSGATNQWGTSRGDLNVWSKIRLPLDTNKWYGFAAMLNMYIPTGETNAGVRPRHAWYLNSNGYTQPYTADDWAFGLGLVGTADLTKLSNPKPWRFNLFAQYVYPLDLDETQVLVYSAGVNWLPKSWLDVFLEYSGEARLETKGMYKFEPSEDPMIITPGLRFHLPYNIDFAMGLEVAVRAFKNPFYDGEEEMKGCEDRVIKFNGEDGSHVEYCYAPTPLVAGAALLTWYFGADMWRDTDGDGVNNDTDKCPHTKKGIKVDAEGCPLDTDKDGVVDSYDKCPNTPEGVSVNTDGCADKDSVVMNGDNDQVDSAALTAAERARLDSLNRVDSDKDGIPDINDKCPNTPEGIVVDSVGCMLDFDVDGVPDNKDKCPNTPEGISVDSTGCPMDFDHDGVPDNKDKCPNTAMGVTVDSTGCAADSDNDGVADGQDKCPGTVAGMPVDSVGCVLDGDKDGVPDPKDKCPNTLEGIAVDTVGCAVNKKENLDELKKGIQFQTGSAKLTKKSFTTLNDIANLMRKVKSANLEVQGHTDNTGSEATNQKLSEKRAKAVVDHLKKKGIEGDRLRAIGYGSEMPIADNETKEGREQNRRVELVPFEK; from the coding sequence ATGAAAAAAATACTTGGGACAGCTCTACTGGCAGCTGGAATCAGCTTTGCCCAGATAGGCATGGAGGGCGGCACTGACGGTCTCCATCAGACTAACGCCAAGACCCTTGGTCAATGGAAATTCGCCGTAGGTACCGGTGGTAACATTGCCATTGATGGTTGGGCTCTTTCCCGCGGTGGTAAGTACAACCATAACGGTAAGGACTATACCTTCAACTATTGGGACTACACTCAGGCCGGTAACTTCTTCGTGAACGCAGGTCTTACGAACTGGATGGACGTTGGTGTTAGCCTGCCGGTTTACTACGAACACGCAAACTCTAATGGTCCTTCCGGTGCAACGAACCAGTGGGGCACCAGCCGCGGTGACTTGAATGTCTGGTCCAAGATCAGACTCCCGCTCGATACCAATAAGTGGTACGGCTTTGCAGCCATGCTCAACATGTATATCCCGACGGGTGAAACCAATGCCGGTGTGCGTCCTCGCCACGCTTGGTACTTGAATAGCAATGGCTATACTCAGCCTTATACAGCTGATGACTGGGCCTTCGGTCTCGGTTTGGTCGGTACCGCTGACCTCACCAAGCTCAGCAATCCGAAGCCCTGGCGCTTCAACTTGTTTGCCCAGTACGTTTACCCGCTCGACTTGGACGAAACCCAGGTGCTCGTTTACAGCGCTGGCGTGAACTGGCTCCCGAAGTCCTGGCTGGATGTGTTCTTGGAATACTCCGGCGAAGCTCGCTTGGAAACCAAGGGCATGTACAAGTTCGAACCGTCTGAAGATCCTATGATTATCACTCCGGGTCTTCGTTTCCACTTGCCGTACAACATCGACTTCGCTATGGGACTTGAAGTGGCAGTCCGCGCCTTCAAGAACCCGTTCTACGACGGCGAAGAAGAAATGAAGGGCTGCGAAGATCGCGTCATCAAGTTCAACGGCGAAGATGGTTCTCACGTCGAATACTGCTACGCTCCGACTCCGCTCGTTGCCGGTGCAGCTCTCCTCACTTGGTACTTCGGTGCCGACATGTGGCGTGATACCGATGGCGACGGCGTGAACAACGATACCGACAAGTGCCCGCATACCAAGAAGGGTATTAAGGTTGATGCCGAAGGTTGCCCGCTTGATACCGACAAGGATGGCGTGGTTGATTCTTACGACAAGTGCCCGAACACTCCGGAAGGCGTCTCTGTGAATACCGACGGTTGCGCTGACAAGGATTCTGTGGTTATGAACGGCGACAATGATCAGGTGGATTCCGCTGCTCTGACCGCTGCCGAACGCGCTCGTCTCGATTCTCTGAACCGTGTTGATAGCGACAAGGACGGCATCCCCGACATTAACGACAAGTGCCCGAATACTCCGGAAGGCATTGTGGTTGACTCTGTGGGTTGCATGCTTGACTTCGACGTCGACGGCGTTCCTGATAACAAGGACAAGTGCCCGAATACTCCGGAAGGCATTAGCGTTGATAGCACTGGTTGCCCGATGGACTTCGACCATGACGGCGTGCCCGACAATAAGGACAAGTGCCCGAATACGGCTATGGGTGTGACTGTTGATTCTACTGGTTGCGCAGCCGATAGCGACAACGATGGCGTTGCCGATGGCCAGGACAAGTGCCCGGGTACCGTTGCCGGCATGCCGGTTGACTCTGTGGGTTGCGTGCTCGATGGCGACAAGGACGGCGTTCCTGATCCCAAGGACAAGTGCCCGAACACCCTCGAAGGCATTGCCGTTGACACTGTGGGTTGCGCCGTGAACAAGAAGGAAAACCTGGACGAACTCAAGAAGGGTATCCAGTTCCAGACCGGTTCTGCCAAGCTCACCAAGAAGAGCTTCACCACCTTGAACGACATCGCTAACCTGATGCGCAAGGTGAAGTCTGCCAACCTCGAAGTGCAGGGCCATACCGACAATACCGGTTCCGAAGCCACCAACCAGAAGCTCTCTGAAAAGCGTGCCAAGGCTGTGGTTGACCACTTGAAGAAGAAGGGTATCGAAGGTGACCGCCTGCGTGCTATCGGTTACGGCTCTGAAATGCCGATCGCCGATAACGAAACGAAGGAAGGCCGCGAACAGAACCGCCGCGTGGAACTCGTTCCGTTCGAAAAGTAA
- the hisS gene encoding histidine--tRNA ligase: protein MFLRIQNYIFDTWRKVAESFAYEEYEGPMFEHLELYTGKSGEEIVSQLYNFKDKGDREIALRPEMTPTLARLVIQKARELKKPFKWFSMPRLFRYEKAQKGRLREFFQLNMDIIGTESIYAEADLMAAIATMLRKFGLKDGEFAIGVSSRKLLATYLEEIGAPNPALVYPVLDRRLKIGPEAFAKALADAGLSEDQVKKLDDFMSCKSIEEVKTKVHSENATAALAEIEDLFATLTAAGYGECVNLDLSIVRGLAYYTGIVFEVFDKGKSMRAIAGGGRYDSLTEKLGGERIPGVGFGMGDVVLADLLAEHKLLPSPKQSVDFYIASFTNDMKKVFETAQAFRSASTGKPFSVAHPLAPMKMGKQLDQANYQGAKIVVYVDGSKAAAGEFEYKDMRTGEMFVGNTEAIVERLKA, encoded by the coding sequence ATTTTTCTGCGCATCCAGAACTATATTTTTGACACCTGGCGCAAAGTCGCCGAAAGCTTCGCCTACGAAGAATACGAAGGTCCGATGTTTGAGCATCTGGAACTTTACACCGGCAAGTCCGGCGAAGAAATCGTAAGCCAGCTCTACAACTTCAAGGACAAGGGCGACCGCGAAATCGCACTCCGCCCCGAAATGACTCCGACGCTCGCCCGCCTCGTGATTCAGAAGGCCCGCGAACTCAAGAAGCCTTTCAAGTGGTTCAGCATGCCGCGCCTTTTCCGTTACGAAAAGGCTCAGAAGGGTCGCCTCCGCGAATTCTTCCAGCTGAACATGGACATCATCGGCACCGAAAGCATTTACGCCGAAGCCGACCTGATGGCAGCCATCGCAACAATGCTCCGCAAGTTCGGCCTCAAGGATGGCGAATTTGCGATTGGCGTTTCTAGCCGCAAGCTCCTCGCTACTTACCTCGAAGAAATCGGCGCCCCGAATCCGGCGCTGGTTTACCCGGTGCTTGACCGCCGCTTAAAAATCGGGCCCGAAGCATTCGCCAAGGCTCTGGCCGACGCAGGCCTCTCCGAAGACCAGGTGAAAAAGCTCGACGACTTCATGAGCTGCAAGAGCATCGAAGAAGTCAAGACCAAGGTTCATAGCGAAAACGCAACTGCCGCCCTCGCTGAAATCGAAGACCTGTTCGCAACACTTACCGCCGCAGGTTACGGCGAATGCGTGAACCTGGACCTTTCCATTGTTCGTGGCCTCGCCTACTACACCGGCATCGTGTTCGAAGTCTTTGACAAGGGCAAATCCATGCGCGCTATCGCTGGCGGTGGCCGTTACGACAGCCTCACCGAAAAACTCGGTGGCGAACGCATTCCGGGCGTGGGCTTTGGCATGGGCGACGTAGTTCTCGCCGACTTGCTCGCTGAACACAAGTTGCTCCCGAGCCCGAAGCAGAGCGTGGACTTCTACATCGCAAGCTTTACCAACGACATGAAGAAGGTGTTCGAAACCGCACAGGCATTCCGCAGCGCAAGCACCGGTAAGCCGTTCTCGGTCGCTCACCCGCTCGCCCCCATGAAGATGGGCAAGCAGCTGGACCAGGCCAACTACCAGGGCGCGAAAATCGTCGTGTACGTAGACGGCTCCAAGGCTGCCGCAGGAGAATTCGAATACAAGGACATGCGCACTGGCGAAATGTTCGTAGGAAATACAGAAGCCATCGTGGAGCGCTTGAAGGCTTAA